Within Pygocentrus nattereri isolate fPygNat1 chromosome 17, fPygNat1.pri, whole genome shotgun sequence, the genomic segment gccTAACGCCATTTTCCGCCTCTAGCGATAGCGACAGTGTTTTtgctaagtgccagctagttagatgtttggtggagaaggtcgaCCAGTTAGAAGTGCATATCCAAGGATTATTAAGGGATAGGCAGCCAGAGGCAGCGTTAGCAGCTCCGGGTACCCTAGGGAGATTTAGCACCCCCTCGACTCTGGCgtcagagccctcacagcggggcgAATGGGTGACAACTCGGCAgtctagccggaaagctaaggctaatgctaacgctgaggccaaagctagcccaccggaacaccacgctcctcTGATTctcgtgtcaaacaggtttgccccgctcagtgaatCACCCACTGTGAACTctgttaaaagcactctggtcataggagactcgattgtttgacacgtgaagttagctactcctttaggggcgccagcggttacagttagatgcttatcgggagccagagcgccggacattaggggcaaccttagattagctgataagagatatttgaggatagtcattcatgtaggggccaatgatatccgtctgcggcagtctgaggtaactaaggctaatattagagaggtgattaaacaggcccagacgatgtccgatgccgtaatctgctctggcccaATCCCAATGCGGCATGGCGCtgaagcctacagcaggcttacggcgttaaactgctggatgtccaagtggtgtcccgaaaaatcaagtgggctttatagacaattggttacgttttgagggcaagcctggtcttataggtagggatggtgtccaccccacgcgggagggtgctgccttactttcgtgcagcatagcacatagtcttttagttagtcggcagagtagtgtaaaccgctgctgacagtccagagccgggatcaggccgcagacagacagggtAAACCGACCATCTGCGATctgccttgaggcgtcacccaagatCAACTTTatagagactgtgtctttgccccgaattaaaactaaatttaatcatagaaaaactcaatcagtccgtTTAAATAAtctaatcaacatatatccatgttctgatgatagcaataacaccttagatctaaaactcggactacttaatataagatcactaaactctaaagcagtcgtcgtaaatgaaattataagcgatcataaatttttttcaataaactttttttgtcttactgaaacgtgggttagaccagatgaatatttagctttaaatgaagccacgcctgtaggctataattatgcacataggccaagattatcaggcaagggaggtggagtctgtataatataccaaaatactctcaatattagtcagaaacaatgtgacacttttacttcctttgaggtcctctctattcacgttacaaatccggtcacaaaaaaagaaggcgttttcattatttaaacatttacagaccaccagggccctactctgaatttataaaagaatttagtgacttcgttgcaaacctggctgtgtgcaacgataaagtaataattgtaggggattttaatattcactttgagaaggtaaacgacccattaaaaaaggcatttacctaAATCCTAgactgttggttttacccaaaatgtaacagggcctacacactactgtagtcatatgttagatttagttttgacactaggtcttaacatagacaagcttaatatcctaccgcaaaccacagcaaactccgaccattacttaatttcatatgagctacgacttagccataatatatatacgtcccctcgttattcaacaaggCGCTCAATAAAAACTTCTACCGCCATACAATTTACAGAAAATCTtccagagttatcaaccccagtctccactgcatcagacccaatggaactagatttactaaccgattatttagaaaataccttacgatccactttagaaaatgtggccccacttaaaataaaaagaataaggcagaaaaagctcgcccagtggtacaacgataaaacccggaccttaaaacaaacagctcggaaattagagtggaaatggcgtcaaaccaaactggaagtgttccccactgcctggaaggacagccttatagagtatagaaatgctctcactaaagctcgctcagcatatctggcctcgctgatcgagaaaagtaagtataatcctagaatactgtttaacgtgatttcccaaatcacaaaaaatcaggcatgtactgaaccagaaattccagcaacttctttaataataaaatttaaaatattagacaacaaattcaacccacagtatcaaattcaaatccaccTGTCTGTCATCTGaattggctgatatagaacaaaacacagctgtagaaaagagcctggaaacccactcccacagctagagctagagaagattatctcttctgcaaattgcacaacctgcatactcaatgcaattccatcaaaattactcaaagaagtactgccagtcattataaaccccatttcaactattgtaaactcgtcccttattctgggccatgtacccaaagcttttaaactagcagttatcaaacccctgatcaagaaaccaaatcttgatatcaccgttttgtctaattacaggcctgtttctaacttaccgtttatatcaaagatcttagaaaaagctgtggcccaacaacttagttcatatctacacaagaaccatatatatgaaaaatttcaatctggattcaggccacaccacagcactgagactgCTCTAGTtgagataactaatgatcttcttcttgcctctgatcaaggctacatatctctcagtgctacttgaccttagtgtggctttcgatacaatagaccacaatatcagaacgttatcagtttgttagggtaaacaatttatcttccaattattcaaaagtgagatttggaattccgcaggggtctatattaggaccattattatttacactatacgtgttaccgttaggcacagttataactaatcatggcgtaaactttcattgttatgcagacgatactcaactgtacatatcagccaagcctgatgacaaatacaggttaaagaaaatggaggactgtgtaaaagacgtgaaaggctggatgtcacgtaacttcctcccatgaaacagtaacaaaacagaggttctccttctgggtccaaaattagcaagaagtaaattaccagattgaatcttaaatctcgccgactttccagccacacctggctcagcaacaaaaaatcttggcgttataatagattcagatttatcattcgatcaacacataggcagcatcactaggacagcttttcgaCATCTTCGCaatattgccaagataagaaatgccctatccctgcgtgatgcggaaactctagtacacgcctttattacttctaggctagactattgTAACGCACTTCTGTCAGGATGCatgagcaggaatttaaacaaactccaactagtccaaaacgccgcagccagggtcctcactaaaactagaaaatttgagcatattagtctagtgctatcatcacttcattggctgtctattaaattccgtattgattataaaatccttttattgacttataaagccctacatgggctcgctcctgagtacttacaagtccttgtttctcattatgagccatcacgaccactcagatcacagagtgctggcttattaatagtccccagaattcagaaggtttcagatgggggaagagctttttttataaagcccccaaactctggaatgatcttccatcTTCCAGAAattgttcaggactcagacacagtctcaatctttaagagtaggctgaaaactcacttgttcagtttagcttttggtagctaatgtccccccttagataaaggcagcagatccaggggtccatggacacaggacgctgaaggacgaccgactgccgagccctcctgctacccacttcagaccagctgcccatgccccagctgccaccacctgccttggactagctgcccaccctacactgatgttctcatagactcctagttattcctaataccaatattactgctattaatattagtaatataatcacttgtaggtagtttgaccagaggaggatgggtcccccctggtgagcctggttcctcccaaggtttcttcctcagttctgagggagtttttccttgccactgttgcccctggcctgcccatccattgtaaaaagcgctatacaaataaatttgatttgatttgatttgatttgatttgatttgagtagtggttgaaatcttccccctacaaaatgggagaacccttcaagaaccagaTAAGTCATCAGCTGTCGTCAGCAACTTTTACGTGAACAGACAAGACGAGGTTTTCCGGCCATTTCCAATACgtcgcctccagctgtggtgatctcacttgtgtgtcacatgacaggacaggtgaatcacacttaaaatagcctggaaaaataatcaggatgtgttttcctgctttgtctccatcctatagcaataatggtatatcaCACTGGCATTTGCCATTTATccaaaggagactgaaaagcagggCGCTtgcgattcattcacaacttcagtttaacacatcaatcaatcaaacgagtcaccgggtaaaaaaagagcacaaacaaaaaactacatcactttattaacagctactagcgttGCTCTGTCggcaaccctgccagtctgtagtgacagcagaggagggtaaagttcagctcctcattgattaaatacatttagggcatcatacgcctttaaaaaaggggggaaattatttattatcaccaccaAGAACTCTTCgatgatatgaagctgaacttcgCTTTCTAAGCGCCAGCTTCGTGACCGAtttcccgtttcaccttaaatggtggagcAAGCCCAcgtaccagaatgtaactgctgcaccatttaaggtagaatgggaaatTTCGTTCGGTAGCGACCAAGACATCAGCATTTTACTGGCGatttttatgcatgttatgaaggaaatgaccataaaacattttaacagcattttaacagagaaatacttacatttatgtgtctctttggtcgcttgtgcagctATCTGGCTGATGATTCGCAGGGCATTCTCGGAATTTTCTTATAACACACTGTTTGCattgtgcctctgaaaaatctctgtttgaagggtcatgtagccctaacacttcaccctaccccttcATCTCAACAGCAATCGGCACAatcctacccctagacgtgaatgtgcaaaacggaggggtagggctaagtgttggggcaaggggtgaaatgggatttggCCTAAACGTGAACATTTAATGATGTATCTGCTAATTTGGATATGTGTTTACAGTGAGTTACAACCTCGTAGCTGGTTTAAGATTTTATATAATGGGAAGCCATTCAAAACTATTTGATATGAAAgatgtattattttatgtacattATACAAATATAAAGCTGTATGCAAAAACGATCAACTCATTAGGCCTTAAATTAGTGATGTCTAACTCtgtccacaaagggccagtgtggctgaatgttatcattccaaacaagcaggaGAACACCTGATTGCAATTGGTAAATGAATTGCTAAGTCTACAAACAACTGATTGTGTGTGTTGCTGCTTTGATGTAACATAAACCTACAGCACACTGGCCCTTTGCTGATCAAACTGGACACCCCCCTCCCCTTAAATGACTTATTAGAAGTGGTTAGGCTGGTCAAGAATGATCATCAGGAATGTCAGAACATGAAAAATTCAATGCGCAATAAGCGCTCTTCCTCTTCAAACTTTGCACTAACACTCAGCAATGATGGTACGCAGCTGGCTCTGAAAATGTGATAGCTAAGTGATACAATACAAGTGAAGGCTACAAAGATATCAaagcactttcagctcacaaTTTCCACCATctgaaatgtcattaagaaCAAATGTTAATGAGATCTATGGAAGTCAAGGCAAGATCAAAAAGTCCAAGAAAActaagacaatgtaaaacccTCATGTAACAGCAAAAGACAAAAGGAAGGTTTTCCTAAAAAAATGAGTCGATGTGCACTGCTGTACTGTGCAGGGTTGCTTtcacaaacatgatctgcaAAGAAGAGTCATCAAAAGTGAACACATGTGTGACCTCATCACAAAAGTCAACATCTGAAGTGTGGAAAATATCCAGATAAGACAAAGGCTTTTTCTAAACACGTGCTATGGATCACTAAAGTAAGAATGGAATGGTTTAGCAACAATCACCAAAGATATGTTGGGGGTGGCATGAAGAAATGATGGTTggtgaaaagaacaccttgcaaACTTTTAAGCAAAGGGGTGGATCGGTTATACTTTGGGTTAGCATGGCAGCCAGTGGCACAAGAAACACTGTATGGGTGGATATAAGGATGGAGAGCAAATGTGACAGTCAGTCAAGAAAGTGAAAGCAAAAAAGAGGCTGGCTTCTGCAAGAGGACAACCGTCCAACACATACCTAAAAATCCACTAACAAATTACTTACAGCAACACAAGCTGAGTATTTTGCAATGGACCTGACAGTCCCCTGACTTACACATCACTTTAAAATCTGTTGGCAGGCCTTCAACATATGATACATGCAAGACCATCCAAGAACATTGCAGAACAAGAATCACTGTACAAAAAAGGTGGATGAAAATTccaaaaacaagaacagaaaaaacatcAAGCTATAACTGGCTGCAAAAAAAGTGTTTGCAACATGTTTTCTCTGTCGAAGGGAGTGTAAGTAAGTATGGGTTAGGGGGGTGTAacttaacagaaaatgttttatcagtttgctgcagaggttgtttACTTCTCACTTCAAAAACCTACAGAATACATATGTCCCAAAGTATTTAGACAGTTGTTTTAATTGGTGAATTCAGCTACATTAAGGTGcatccattgctgacacaggtgttcagctGTGCATGCATATCTTGTGTAGTCTCCATAGAAGAATAGTGCagatagaatgggatgctctaaGGTCACAAATCCTAGTTCCAAGAGGGggcataaagccccccagcactggactGTGGAACTGTGTATTCTGAAGTGATGGAGCACTATCCAATACCTTTAAATTGAGAAGGAGAGGTTTGTGATCCAAATCATCCAGCATCATGACATCAGCCACcatgtggctgaatgcaatcatatCCTCACAGCAGAGTTCCAATATCATGTAAAGACTTCCAAGAAACGTAGAGGATTTTACTGCAGAAAATGGGGGACAAACCCCCTATTAACACCCAATGTAcccaaaaatacacacacacaaacaaaatttaaaaaataaagtaatcaGATACACCGGCAAAAATCAAGAATGGACAGACAAGCTTTGTAATACCCAACAATCGGAATGCATGACTGTAATTTAGTACTATGGATATGCGGAAGGAATTGTGGTAGAATTCCTGTGCTTTTAAAGCCACAGCTAATCTTTTCTGGGCCTGAGAGCAAGCCTTAACAACACTTTCAGTTTCAAACTTTGTCTCAACTGACTTGTGCATGGCAGCAAACTTCTTCTCCCACTGGTTCTTGTTCTCTCCAAATACTGTTTTGTATTGGTAGAGTCAAGCTGAAGGACCTTCTCAAAGTAATCTTTTAGAGCTTTCTCCAACCACATATGATCGAAAATAGCACATCAGTAACAAAAATTCCAAAAATATTTCTATCACAACCACATACACCAGTGATATGACCTAGTGTGTTATTTTTGCACTTGAGCTATACTTACAAAATAAAGGCCATTACACACAGAAAGTGACATGACAAAGGCACAAATATGCAAATCAAAACCATAAGTGCTGGATGTGATGCATTTTTTTGGGGAATTTTTTTGCCAATTGCTTAAATTTTTTTGTCACAgccaaaaaaaatgacaaaataactTCTTTAGTTGATGAAGATGTCCTTTAGCTGctcacagaaaaatacaaacaagtACCTCCCATTTTGGGTACACccgattttgaaaaaaatagaaaggaGCTTGGAGAGCTTTACCATCTTATACAGGAGCTGAAAGTTTATAATAAGCACTTTCACGCATGCTTCTGGATGTTGGTAAGTCATGTGAATCACTGTTGGAAATACTAGGCCCTCACTTAATGAAAAGGAAGACAACCTACAGGGAGCCTATAGACCCAAAGCAGCAACTAGCAGTGTGTTTTAgggtaaaaaaaatcaaattttttaTGACATGAAATGATTTACATGACATGGTCTGACTATGTTTCTCTGTCAAAGTCAATATCATATTGCTGGCCTACACTGATACTTCATAGAGGATAAAAATATTATGCTTTGAAATTGTATAAAGCATAGTGAAAGTATCATTGACAACACTGTATTGTGTAACAGATTTGTGAGTACAGTGGACAATATTTGTCAAGATAATACTTGACAGTGTCAACTGTgccaaaaatgatcaaaaacatgTGACATCTTCTGGACAGACATGCAGCCAACAGAAAAGCTTTAGAGGGCTGCTGCCACCTAGAAAAGTGGAATTTTTCTAATTTCCTAATTTGTATTGGTGCCCTGGACGGCAAGCACATTGTAATTCCTTTTAACATTGTGGAATGTGATCGAGTGCACAGCGGCCAGTCTTTTGAATAGTGCATAAAGGAAAATATCTTCTTTTGTCCTTTAAAcatattctgtattttattcaattaaacttttaaatgaCCCCAGACCACCAGCGAGCCTcagttttgttgtttctttttttgttttgtcttgttttgttgTATCTTTCAATAAGCTAAAAACAGTTCCACcattttgcactgaagtctctgtagttaatcaataataagccttagtatttTATAcccctgggattttaagaggttatgTTCAAGTCTGTATAATAACACCGCAATTATACAACATATTATTAGCAAAATTATACACTAACAATTAAAatacatgtattattattattattattattattattattattattattattattattattattattattattattatcatcatcatcatcatcatcatcattatcataaactaatcaaattatcACTGCCCACCTGTTTTACCCACtaattttttttactgcacTAATGTTTTACTACAATAatttatactaataatgtttgctatccggtgtcaaccagaggaggatgggctccccttctgagtcttggttcctctcaaggtttcttcctcttttagggagctATTCCTTGCCACTatcgccactggcttgctcatgggggcttggactcaaatttttcttttctgtaatactgattgttctgtaaagctgctttgtgacaacacctgttgtacaaagggctatataaataaactttgcttgcttgtttcattattattaatattccaTTAAtataagtagtagtagtaaattTATCAtgtcacaacaaaaacaacatatattattattattgttactcCATTAAtataagtagtagtagtaaatcTATCATGtcacaacaacaaccacaataataataataataataataataataataataataataataataataataataatagataaaGGGCTGATCTTGTGAGAAGCACTGGGAGTAAACACAGAATCAGGGACCCTACTTCTATTATCATGCGTGCAGCTGTAACTTGTGACTTGACACCTGCTGCCAAGGAGAGAACCATCTCACCATTTGCACTTAACCACTGCACACTAAATTGTGCTGCAATGTTCTTTGGAGGTTTCATACACACAGCCTTGACTGCTGTACCTCTTTCCACTTCCTCTTAATGCACTTTCTTGTAAGGTTCTCTgtatgaggtttttttttttttttttttttaaacttcaacAACGCCCAGGTGTTGTACTGGCTGAAAGTTTCAGATGCTCTATCTAACTATTTGTACTGTactgaatgaaaaaagaatGCTATAATGCCCATTTAGCAAACAATCATTCTCTGTATAACACTGTGTTCTATGTGTTCATTTATCTTATTATCATATCCCCCTAAATCACAAAACTGTAGCTTTTCTCCTTTGTACTCCTTTTTGTAATGTTCTACAGTAGATTATGGTTACGTTTAGcaataaaagagtaaaaaaaaaaaaaaaaagacatccatTACCTAAAAAGCCTCTTACTGTATTATTCTTTTGCTTATTGCAGAATTTACTTATCATTAAATGTATACAGGATTACAGTGATCAGTGTTGCATTTTCATTAGCTTTcacatatattataaaatatcacCCAAAATTGTAAAATGCtgatttaatgatttagttaggtcttattttgctttgaatgGGCAAAGTTTGGGAAATACCATGAAAACCACAGCATGCATAATGtcttaaaacaatgaaaaatttCTCATCTCTGAGACCATAAATCAGTGGACTAAGACAACGTGGTGCaatcataaaaacaacaaaattagaATATCTTAAATTAATAAACACCATGATATCACCCTTATAAAATGGCATTTCTATATATGGTATTATACTCTGAACTATACACAGAAACAGCTGAAAGGTGTGAAGTATCACAGTTCGGAGACTCTTGTTGGTTGATTTCTTTTTGTCAGAGGAGGCAGCTCTGGCTGCAATCATTATCTTGATGTAagtgaacaaaacaacaacgatcataaagaaaaaaaggatcTGGAAAATTAAAGCACGTGTTTGTGCCAGCCACTCTTCCCCTAACATTACCTCTGCACTACAGAAAGCATAGGAGAACAGAGCACCAGGACGGGCCGTTGAGAGATAAGCTATAAAAGTGAACAATGCAGGTATGGAGCTGATACCCCATATGATAAGAAATCCAAAACATCTAGTCCTGCTGGTAGAGATGTCAGCATGTCTTAAAGGCATGCATATAGCAACATAGCGCT encodes:
- the LOC108435276 gene encoding odorant receptor 131-2-like, coding for MQITVNSSINMDLLMYTVSIHVPVVQVLVGIFLFVNGLMIFTFLKKEVFREDTRYILFAQTLFVDSAFMIVNNILFVCYSYQYRIHMIPCIILCLIMSFLYICTPLTLVAMCLERYVAICMPLRHADISTSRTRCFGFLIIWGISSIPALFTFIAYLSTARPGALFSYAFCSAEVMLGEEWLAQTRALIFQILFFFMIVVVLFTYIKIMIAARAASSDKKKSTNKSLRTVILHTFQLFLCIVQSIIPYIEMPFYKGDIMVFINLRYSNFVVFMIAPRCLSPLIYGLRDEKFFIVLRHYACCGFHGISQTLPIQSKIRPN